The DNA sequence TCGTCCAGTACTGGCATGTAGCTGGCCTCCAGCCAGACCTCGCGGCCCGCCTTGTCGATGCGCTCGAAGGTACCGCTGATGGCTTTGCCCTGCCCCAGTTCACGCCACAATTGCTGGTATTCAGCGCTTTTTGCGTAGTCAGGATCGCAGAACAGCCGGTGGTGCTTGCCACGCAATTCGTCGGCGCTGTAGCCCATGGCCTGAGAGAAACGCTCGTTGGCGTCGAGGATGGTGCCGTCGGGAGCGAATTCGATCATGGCCATGGCGCGGCTGATTGCCGCCAGCTTGGCCTGCAAACCGGCCAACGCCTTATGGCTGCGCTGGATCTCGACCAGATCGGATTGGCGATGAAAATCGAACATGGCGACGGCCTCCTGTATGCGCGGTGTCCTGAGCATAGATCGCCGTCGGGGCCATGCAAGCACAGTGCTATCAGCGCGTACACGCAACAGGCGCGTTACCGAACGCAGCACTTAGCCAGAGGCGAATCAGGAACTTTCCCGCACCATCAGTTCGAAGCCAAGGTCCTGCTGGGCGTTCGCCACCCGCTTGCCATCCAGCAACGCCAGCAGCGCCTGTGCCGCACCACGCCCCACGGCGGCCCTGGGCGTGCGAATCGAGGTCAGCCGCGGCACCATGTGCGCCGAAGCCGGCAGGTCGTTGAAACCGACCATCGCCACCTGCCGCGGCACTTCCACCCCCTGGCGCAACGCCTGCAGCACCGCGCCTTGGGCCAGGTCGTCGTTGCAGAAGAAGATGCCGTCGACATCCGGCGCCTGTTGCAGCAATTGGCTGAACAGCGCGCTACCGAGGGCGATGGAAGACGGTTCCGGCGCCAGCACTTCCAGCTCGGCCGCCTGCAAGCCGGCCTCGGCCAGCGCCTGGCGGAAGCCTTCGGCGCGCTGCATCACCCGTGGGTCGAGCTGCGCAGCAATGAACGCCAGGCGCTTGCGCCCGCGTTCGATCAAATGGCGCGCCGCAGCGCGGCCGGCCTGCTGCTGGGAAAAACCGACCGACAATGCCCCGGCATCGCCGTTCAGTTCCATCATGTGCACACAAGGCACACCACTGGCCGCCAGCATTTGCCGCGACGCCTCGCTGCGCTCGAAACCGGTCAGCAGCATGCCGCAAGGCTGGTAGGCCAGGTAATTGCGGATCAGGTTTTCTTCCTCGGCCACATCATAGTGGTAGTTGCCGATCAGTACCTCCAAGCCACGCGGGCGCATGACATCGTGGATGGCTTCCAGGGTGTCGATGAACAGCTGGTTGGACAACGACGGGATCAACACCACCACCGACTGGCTGCGGGCCGAGGCCAGGGCACGGGCTGCCGGGTTCGCCACATAGCCCAGGCTCGCCGCTGCGGCAAGGACCTTCTCCACCAGCTCCGGGGCAACCGTGCTGACGCCACGCAGGGCGCGCGATGCAGTAATCGGGGAAACCCCGGAATGTCTGGCAACTTCAGCCAGGGTAGGACGACCTGTGGTACGAGAGCCGGTGCGGGACATGAATGTTGTAATTTTACTACTTGCAAGGAAGGGGAACGGCCACTAAGGTAGCGCTGTCTCAGGATGCAGGCAATGTAATCTTTGGTCGCAGCCATCATCGGCTCGCCGCCGGGCGTCCATACTGCGTAAGGACAAGATCAATAACACCGGGGAGGTGTCTGTTCGTCGACGACGAGACAGCGCTATCTCACCCGCAGGAGGTACTGATGAATTCTCCCCTGTCTGCCATCGTGGTGATGGGCGTGGCCGGTTGCGGCAAAAGCTGCATCGGTGCTGCCATCGCCGCCCGAAGCGGTGGCCGCCTGATCGAAGGCGACGCTTTCCACCCTGCCGAAAATATCCGCAAGATGAGCGCTGGCATTCCCCTGGACGACAGCGACCGTGCCGGCTGGCTGGTGCGCCTCGGCCAGGAACTGCAGGCGACCACCCAGGCGGGCGAGCGGCCGATCCTGACCTGCTCGGCGCTCAAGCGCCGCTACCGCGAAACCCTGCGCCAGGCCATGCCCGGGCTGGTGTTCGTGTTCCTTGAACTGTCGCCCGCCGAGGCGGAAAAACGCGTGCTGGCTCGCCCTGGGCATTTCATGCCGGCAAGCCTCATTGACAGCCAATTCGCCGCCCTCGAATCACCCCGCGGCGAACCCCTGACCCTGGCACTTGACGCTACCCAGCCGGTCGATGCGCTTGCAGAGGCGGTGGACAGCTGGCTAAAGCAGCGCGGTGAGCGGAGCCTGGCACAAACCGCCTGACGGCGGCTTCATCGGCCTGGCAAAGACAGCGCTACCCGACCCGTACCTGCGGGCAAAGTTTCAAAAATCTACGCCAAAACAACGATAATACCGAGGCCTTCAAACCATGTTCGGACTGGCTACTGATACCTTCCTGCTGCTCGACGCGCTGGTCACCATCGTCGGGCTGATCCTGCTGATCACCCACTTCAAAGTCCACCCCTTCGTCGCCCTGACCCTCGCGGCCGGCTTCCTTGGCCTGACCTCCGGCATGCCGGTGGCCAAGGTGATGAAATCGTTCCAGGACGGTTTTGGTGGCGTGCTGGGCTTCGTCGGCATCGTGCTCGCCCTGGGCACCATGCTTGGCAAGCTGATGGCCGACTCCGGCGGCGCCGACCAGATCGCGCAAACGCTGATTCGCGCCTTCGGCAAGAAGAACGTGCACTGGGCCATGATGTTCGCCGCCTTCCTGGTGGGCATCCCGCTGTTCTTCGAGATCGGCTTCGTGCTGCTGATCCCGCTGGTATTCATCGTTGCCCGGCGCTCTGGGGTGTCGCTGATCAAGATCGGCATTCCGCTGCTGGCCGGCCTGTCGGTGGTGCACGGCCTGGTCCCGCCGCACCCGGGCCCGCTGCTGGCCATCGGCATCTTCCATGCCGACATCGGCAAGACCATCTTCTATGGCCTGATCGTGGCCCTGCCGACCGCCATCATCGCCGGCCCGCTGTTCGGTAACTTCATCTCCCGCTACATCCCGGGCAGCCCGTCGCAGGAGCTGATGGACCAGATCGCCAAGGAGTCCGACCAGGGCAACCTGCCGAGCTTCACCATCACCCTGGTCACCGTGCTGCTGCCAGTGGTGCTGATGCTGCTGAAGACCTTCGCCGACGTGGTGCTGCCCGCCGAGCACATCGTGCGCCAGTGGATGGACCTGATCGGTCACCCCATCACCGCCCTGCTCGCAGCCCTGCTGCTGGCCTTCTATACCTTCGGCGCGGCCCGTGGCTTCAACCGTCAGCAGATCATGAAGATGCTCGACCAGAGCCTGGCACCGACCGCCGCGATCGTGCTGATCGTCGGTGCCGGGGGTGGTTTCAAGCAGATGCTGGTCGATACCGGCGTGGGCAACGTGATCGGGCAGATGGCCGTGCAGGCCGAGATTTCGCCGATCCTGCTGGCCTGGCTGGTGGCTGCGGTAATCCGCATCGCCACGGGTTCTGCCACGGTCGCCACCATCACTGGCGCCGGTATCGTTGCGCCAGTAATCGACCTGGTGCCAGGGGTGAACCGTGAGTTGCTGGTGCTGGCCACCGGTGCCGGCTCGCTGATCCTGTCGCATGTCAATGACGCCGGCTTCTGGCTGGTGAAGCAGTACTTCAACATGACCGTGGCGGAAACCTTCAAGACCTGGAGCATGATGGAGACCATCCTGTCGATCGTCGGCATCATCTTCATCCTGTTGCTGTCACTGGTGGTGTAACCGTTGATCGGGGTAATGGCACCCTGACGTTTCGGGTAGGGCCGAAAGGAAGTATCAGCCCTACCCGAAGCAAAGGAGCCTGCCATGCACCGTCCAAGCATCCTGCTGATCGCCCTGCTCGCTACGCCGGTGGCCCTGGCGGCCGGTACCGGCCCCACCTACCCCGATGACCCGCACAACCCGGCCCCGAAACCGGGCGTGGACAGCACCCTCAACCCGATCGAGAAGCCCATGCCACGGGACACCGACCCGCGCATCAAGGGCAACGACCCCGACAGCCCGCCGGCGAAGCAGAACGACAACCGCGACTTGCCGGGAATGGATGGCAGTGGCTCGGAAGGCACCGGGCGCCAGGGCACCGGCGACAGTCAGCGTTGACGCGCCGATTTGCCGGCTGCCTCAGGTTGCAGTGGCCGCGCTGAACCCGGCTAATGCACCCAGGCGCCGGCGCCCTGCCTGCACGCAGCAGGGCGCCCTGGCACGCGGCCTGGCAGCCGCGCCATGGCCGCCGTCGATGAATCGTCCGCAGATATCATTCAGCGTGATAATAACCTTCGTCTCGTTCGATTCGTGCCTCGCGCGCAAGACACTCACACTCCGCCCACTACTAATACATTGGCGGAGTTCTCCATGGAACAATCACTCAAACCCTTGCGCTTTCCCCTCGCTGCCCTGGCAGTGGTGGTGATCAGCGCTTGCGGCCGAACCCCCGACGCTGTGCAGGCTCCCACCGCGCCGAAGGTCAGTGTGGCCAAGGTAATCGAGCAACCGATCAACGAATGGGACGAGTTCACCGGCCGCCTCGAGGCCCCGGAAACCGTCGAAGTACGCCCACGGGTGTCCGGCCAGATCGACCTGGTGGCATTCACCGAAGGCGCCCAGGTCAAGAAAGGCGACCTGCTGTTCCAGATTGACCCACGCCCGTTCCAGGCCGAGGTCCGCCGCCTCGAAGCGCAACTGCAGCAGGCCAAGGCCACTGCCATCCGCAGTGCCAACGAAGCGCGCCGCGGCGAGCGCCTGCGGGACAGCAACGCCATCTCCGCGGAGCTTGCCGAATCGCGCAGCAGCGCCGCCGCCGAAGCCCGCGCCGGGGTTGATGCGATCCAGGCCCAGCTTGACCTGGCACGCCTCAACCTCAGCTTCACCCGCGTCACCGCGCCCATCAGCGGCCGGGTCAGCCGTGCCCAGTTCACTGCCGGCAACATCGTCACTGCCGATGTCACCCCGCTGACCAGCGTGGTGTCTACCGACAAGGTCTACGCCTACTTCGACGCCGACGAGCGCGTGTACCTCAAGTACACCCAGCTGGCCCGCGAAGGCCAGCGTGGCCAGAGCACGCCGGTGTACCTGGGCCTGACCAACGAAACCGGTAACCCGCATCTGGGCCAGATGAACTTCGTCGACAACCAGGTCAACCCGCGCACCGGCACCATCCGTGGTCGCGCAGTGTTCGACAACAGCGACGGCCAGTTCACCCCGGGCCTGTACGCGCGCCTGAAGCTCGTCGGCAGCGCCCAGTACCAAGCCGTGCTGATCAATGACGAAGCCGTGGGCACCGACCTTGGCAAGAAGTTCGTGCTGGTGATGGACAAGGACAACAAGGCCGCCTACCGCGCCGTGGAGCTGGGGCCGAAGCTGGAAGGCCTGCGCATCGTGCGCAGCGGCCTGGGCAAGGACGACCGTATCGTGGTCAAGGGCCTGCAGCGCGTCCGCCCAGGTTCGCCGGTCACCCCGGAAGAGACCCCGATGGCCAGCGAACAGACCCTCGCCGCCCTCGCCCAGCAGCGCCAGGCGCTGGAGGCCAGCAACCCGACGCCGAAGGTGGCGGGCAACAACGTGAAAGTCGCCAGCGCCCCGGCGCCACGCGGTTAAGGGACCACACCGATGAACTTTTCGAAATTCTTCATTACCCGGCCGATCTTCGCCGCGGTGCTGTCGCTGGTGCTGCTGATCGCGGGTTCGATCTCGCTGTTCCAGCTGCCGATCAGCGAATACCCCGAAGTCGTGCCGCCGACCGTGGTGGTACGTGCCAACTTCCCCGGCGCCAACCCCAAGGTCATCGGCGAAACCGTCGCGGCACCGCTGGAGCAGGCCATCACCGGTGTGGAGAACATGCTGTACATGTCTTCCCAATCCACCGCTGACGGCAAACTGACGCTGACCATCACCTTCGCCCTGGGCACCGACCTGGACAATGCCCAGGTGCAGGTACAGAACCGTGTCACCCGTACCCAGCCCAAGCTGCCCGAGGAAGTGACCCGCATCGGTATCACCGTCGACAAGGCCTCGCCCGACCTGACCATGGTCGTGCACCTGACCTCGCCGGACAACCGTTACGACATGCTCTACCTGTCCAACTACGCCATCCTCAACATCAAGGATGAGCTGGCGCGCCTGGGCGGCGTGGGCGACGTACAACTGTTCGGCATGGGTGACTACTCGCTGCGCGTGTGGCTCGACCCGAACAAGACCGCTTCGCGCAACCTCACTGCCAGCGACGTAGTGGCGGCGATCCGCGAGCAGAACCGCCAGGTGGCCGCCGGCCAGCTGGGCGCCCCACCCGCCCCGGGCTCGACCAGCTTCCAGCTGTCGATCAACACCCAGGGCCGCCTGGTCAACGAGGAAGAGTTCGAGAACATCATCATCCGTGCCGGCGCCGATGGCGAAATCACCCGCCTGAAGGACATCGCCCGGGTCGAACTCGGCTCCAGCCAGTACGCCCTGCGCTCGCTGCTGAACAACCAGCCGGCGGTGGCCATCCCGATCTTCCAGCGCCCAGGCTCCAATGCCATCGAGATTTCCGACGAAGTGCGGGCAAAAATGGCCGAGCTGAAGAAGGACTTCCCCGAAGGCATGGACTACAGCATCGTCTATGACCCGACCGTGTTCGTCCGTGGCTCGATCGAAGCGGTCGTGCACACCCTGTTCGAAGCGCTGGTGCTGGTGGTGCTGGTGGTGATCCTGTTCCTGCAGACCTGGCGCGCCTCGATCATCCCGCTGCTGGCCGTGCCGGTCTCGCTGATCGGTACCTTCGCGGTCATGCACCTGTTCGGCTTCTCGCTCAACGCGCTGTCATTGTTCGGCCTGGTCCTGGCCATCGGTATCGTGGTCGACGACGCCATCGTGGTGGTGGAAAACGTCGAGCGCAACATCGGCCTGGGCCTGAAACCGCTGGATGCCACGCAAAAGGCCATGAGCGAGGTGACCGGCCCGATCATCGCCACCGCCCTGGTCCTGTGCGCCGTGTTCGTGCCCGCCGCGTTCATCTCCGGCCTCACCGGGCAGTTCTACAAGCAGTTCGCCCTGACCATCGCGATCTCCACGGTGATCTCGGCCTTCAACTCGCTGACCCTGTCGCCGGCCCTCGCAGCGGTGCTGCTCAAGGATCACCATGCGCCCAAGGACCGTTTCTCGCGGTTCCTGGAAAGGCTGCTGGGCAGCTGGCTGTTCGCGCCGTTCAACCGCTTCTTCGACCGTGCTTCCAACCGCTACGTCGGTGGCGTGCGCCGGGTCATCCGCTCCAGCGGTATCGCCCTGTTCGTGTATGCCGGCCTGATGGGCCTGACCTACCTGGGCTTCTCGTCCACCCCGACCGGATTCGTGCCGGCGCAGGACAAGCAGTACCTGGTAGCGTTCGCCCAGTTGCCTGACGCGGCCAGCCTCGACCGCACCGAGGCGGTGATCAAGCGCATGAGCGAGATCGCCCTGAAGCAACCTGGCGTGGCCGACTCGGTAGCCTTCCCTGGCCTGTCGATCAACGGCTTCACCAACAGCCCCAACAGCGGCATCGTGTTCACCCCGCTCAAGCCGTTTGACGAGCGCAAGGACCCGAGCCAGTCGGCCGCCGCGATCGCCGCCGCGCTGAATGCCCAGTTCGCCGATATCCAGGACGCCTACATCGCGATCTTCCCGCCACCGCCAGTACAAGGCCTGGGCACCATCGGCGGCTTCCGCCTGCAGATCGAGGACCGCGGCAACCTGGGCTACGAAGCGCTGTACAAGGAAACCCAGAACATCATCGCCAAGAGCCGCAACGTACCGGAGCTGGCGGGCCTGTTCACCAGCTACCAGGTCAACGTGCCGCAGGTGGATGCCGCCATCGACCGGGAAAAGGCCAAGACCCACGGCGTGGCGATCACCGACATCTTCGACACCCTGCAGGTCTACCTGGGCTCGTTGTACACCAACGACTTCAACCGCTTTGGGCGCACGTACCAGGTCAATGTCCAGGCCGAGCAGCAATTCCGCCTCGATGCCGAACAGATCGGCCAGTTGAAGGTGCGCAACAACCTTGGCGAGATGATCCCGCTGGCGACCTTCCTCAAGGTCAGCGACACCTCCGGGCCGGACCGGGTCATGCACTACAACGGCTTCATCACTGCGGAAATCAACGGCGCTGCGGCTCCAGGTTACAGCTCCGGCCAGGCCGAAGCGGCAATCGAGAAGCTGCTGAAAGAGGAATTGCCCAACGGCATGACCTTCGAATGGACCGACCTGACCTACCAGCAGATCCTGGCGGGCAACACCGCGCTGTTCGTCTTCCCGCTGTGCGTACTGCTGGCGTTCCTGGTACTGGCCGCTCAGTACGAAAGCTGGAGCCTGCCGCTGGCGGTGATCCTGATCGTGCCGATGACCCTGCTGTCGGCGATTACCGGGGTGATCATTTCCGGCGGTGACAACAACATCTTCACCCAGATCGGCCTGATCGTACTGGTCGGCCTGGCGTGCAAGAACGCGATCCTGATCGTCGAGTTCGCCAAGGACAAGCAGGCCGAAGGCCTCGATCCGCTGGCCGCGGTGCTGGAAGCCTGCCGCTTGCGTCTGCGGCCGATCCTGATGACCTCGATTGCCTTCATCATGGGTGTGGTACCGCTGGTGTTCTCCTCCGGTGCCGGCTCGGAAATGCGCCATGCCATGGGTGTGGCGGTGTTCTCGGGGATGATCGGCGTGACCGTGTTCGGCCTGTTCCTGACCCCGGTGTTCTTCTTCCTGATCCGCCGTTTCGTCGAACGCCGCCAGGCCCGCAAGGCCGAACGCGTTCACTCGCTGGAGAGCCATGCATGAACCTGCTCAAACCCCTGACCCCGAGCCTGTTGGCGCTGGCCCTGGCGGCCTGCGCGGTAGGCCCGGACTACCAGGCTCCGGCCACCGAACCCGCGCAGCTGAGCAGCGACGTACAGGCCAAGGCCTACGACCGTAGCCGCTTCGAAAGCCTGTGGTGGAAGCAGTTCGACGACCCGGTACTGAACCAGTTGGTGCAGGCTTCGCTGGACGGCAACCGTGACCTGCGCGTGGCCTTCGCCCGGCTGAAATCGGCCCGCTCGATCCTTGAAGACGCCGAGAACGATCAGTTCCCGGTAGTCACCAGCCGCGCCAGCAGTGAAATCGGCAAGGGCCAGATCCCCGGCCAGACCACGCAACGGGTGAACAGCGAGCGCTACGACCTGGGCCTGGACATGGCCTGGGAGCTTGACCTGTTCGGCCGCATCCAGCGCCAGATCGAGGCCAGCGAAGCCCAGGAAGCGGTGGCGGCAGCCGACCTGCAGCAGTTGCAGGTCAGCCTGATCGCCGAGCTGGTCGATGCCTACGGCCAGCTGCGCGGCGCGCAGTTGCGCGAGAAAATTGCCCTGGCCAACCTCAAGACCCAACAGGAATCGCGGGCCATCACCGAAACCCTGCGTGACGCCGGGGTCGGCAATGACCTCGACGTGGTGCGTGCCGATGCGCGCCTGGCCGGGGTCGAAGCCACGGTGCCGCAACTGCAGGCGGAACAGGCCCGCGCCCGGCACCGTATCGCCACCCTGCTTGGCCAACGCCCCGAAGCGCTCAGCGTCGATCTGTCGCCCAAGGCCTTGCCGGCGATCGCCAAGGCTCTGCCGGTGGGAGACCCGGGAGAGCTGCTGCGTCGTCGCCCGGACATCCGTAGCGCCGAGCGCCAGTTGGCGGCGGCCACGGCCAATGTCGGCGTAGCCACGGCCGACTTGTTCCCCCGCGTCAGCCTCAGCGGCTTCCTTGGCTTTACTGCCGCCCGCGGCTCGCAGATCGGTTCCTCGGCGGCCAACGCCTGGGCACTGGGCCCGAGCATCACCTGGGCGGCCTTCGACCTGGGCAGCGTGCGGGCCCGCCTGCGCGGTGCCAAGGCCGATGCCGAAGGGGCGCTGGCCAACTATGAACAGCAGGTGTTGCTGGCCCTGGAAGAATCGGCCAATGCCTTCAGCGATTACGACAAGACCCAACAGCGGCTGTTGTCGCTGATGCGCCAGAGCGATGCCAGCCGCAAGGCAGCGGAGCTGGCTTCGATTCGTTACCGCGAAGGTACGGTGGATTACCTGGTGCTGCTCGATGCCGA is a window from the Pseudomonas anuradhapurensis genome containing:
- a CDS encoding LacI family DNA-binding transcriptional regulator, whose protein sequence is MSRTGSRTTGRPTLAEVARHSGVSPITASRALRGVSTVAPELVEKVLAAAASLGYVANPAARALASARSQSVVVLIPSLSNQLFIDTLEAIHDVMRPRGLEVLIGNYHYDVAEEENLIRNYLAYQPCGMLLTGFERSEASRQMLAASGVPCVHMMELNGDAGALSVGFSQQQAGRAAARHLIERGRKRLAFIAAQLDPRVMQRAEGFRQALAEAGLQAAELEVLAPEPSSIALGSALFSQLLQQAPDVDGIFFCNDDLAQGAVLQALRQGVEVPRQVAMVGFNDLPASAHMVPRLTSIRTPRAAVGRGAAQALLALLDGKRVANAQQDLGFELMVRESS
- a CDS encoding gluconokinase; the encoded protein is MNSPLSAIVVMGVAGCGKSCIGAAIAARSGGRLIEGDAFHPAENIRKMSAGIPLDDSDRAGWLVRLGQELQATTQAGERPILTCSALKRRYRETLRQAMPGLVFVFLELSPAEAEKRVLARPGHFMPASLIDSQFAALESPRGEPLTLALDATQPVDALAEAVDSWLKQRGERSLAQTA
- a CDS encoding GntP family permease; its protein translation is MFGLATDTFLLLDALVTIVGLILLITHFKVHPFVALTLAAGFLGLTSGMPVAKVMKSFQDGFGGVLGFVGIVLALGTMLGKLMADSGGADQIAQTLIRAFGKKNVHWAMMFAAFLVGIPLFFEIGFVLLIPLVFIVARRSGVSLIKIGIPLLAGLSVVHGLVPPHPGPLLAIGIFHADIGKTIFYGLIVALPTAIIAGPLFGNFISRYIPGSPSQELMDQIAKESDQGNLPSFTITLVTVLLPVVLMLLKTFADVVLPAEHIVRQWMDLIGHPITALLAALLLAFYTFGAARGFNRQQIMKMLDQSLAPTAAIVLIVGAGGGFKQMLVDTGVGNVIGQMAVQAEISPILLAWLVAAVIRIATGSATVATITGAGIVAPVIDLVPGVNRELLVLATGAGSLILSHVNDAGFWLVKQYFNMTVAETFKTWSMMETILSIVGIIFILLLSLVV
- the mexE gene encoding multidrug efflux RND transporter periplasmic adaptor subunit MexE; translated protein: MEQSLKPLRFPLAALAVVVISACGRTPDAVQAPTAPKVSVAKVIEQPINEWDEFTGRLEAPETVEVRPRVSGQIDLVAFTEGAQVKKGDLLFQIDPRPFQAEVRRLEAQLQQAKATAIRSANEARRGERLRDSNAISAELAESRSSAAAEARAGVDAIQAQLDLARLNLSFTRVTAPISGRVSRAQFTAGNIVTADVTPLTSVVSTDKVYAYFDADERVYLKYTQLAREGQRGQSTPVYLGLTNETGNPHLGQMNFVDNQVNPRTGTIRGRAVFDNSDGQFTPGLYARLKLVGSAQYQAVLINDEAVGTDLGKKFVLVMDKDNKAAYRAVELGPKLEGLRIVRSGLGKDDRIVVKGLQRVRPGSPVTPEETPMASEQTLAALAQQRQALEASNPTPKVAGNNVKVASAPAPRG
- a CDS encoding efflux RND transporter permease subunit — protein: MNFSKFFITRPIFAAVLSLVLLIAGSISLFQLPISEYPEVVPPTVVVRANFPGANPKVIGETVAAPLEQAITGVENMLYMSSQSTADGKLTLTITFALGTDLDNAQVQVQNRVTRTQPKLPEEVTRIGITVDKASPDLTMVVHLTSPDNRYDMLYLSNYAILNIKDELARLGGVGDVQLFGMGDYSLRVWLDPNKTASRNLTASDVVAAIREQNRQVAAGQLGAPPAPGSTSFQLSINTQGRLVNEEEFENIIIRAGADGEITRLKDIARVELGSSQYALRSLLNNQPAVAIPIFQRPGSNAIEISDEVRAKMAELKKDFPEGMDYSIVYDPTVFVRGSIEAVVHTLFEALVLVVLVVILFLQTWRASIIPLLAVPVSLIGTFAVMHLFGFSLNALSLFGLVLAIGIVVDDAIVVVENVERNIGLGLKPLDATQKAMSEVTGPIIATALVLCAVFVPAAFISGLTGQFYKQFALTIAISTVISAFNSLTLSPALAAVLLKDHHAPKDRFSRFLERLLGSWLFAPFNRFFDRASNRYVGGVRRVIRSSGIALFVYAGLMGLTYLGFSSTPTGFVPAQDKQYLVAFAQLPDAASLDRTEAVIKRMSEIALKQPGVADSVAFPGLSINGFTNSPNSGIVFTPLKPFDERKDPSQSAAAIAAALNAQFADIQDAYIAIFPPPPVQGLGTIGGFRLQIEDRGNLGYEALYKETQNIIAKSRNVPELAGLFTSYQVNVPQVDAAIDREKAKTHGVAITDIFDTLQVYLGSLYTNDFNRFGRTYQVNVQAEQQFRLDAEQIGQLKVRNNLGEMIPLATFLKVSDTSGPDRVMHYNGFITAEINGAAAPGYSSGQAEAAIEKLLKEELPNGMTFEWTDLTYQQILAGNTALFVFPLCVLLAFLVLAAQYESWSLPLAVILIVPMTLLSAITGVIISGGDNNIFTQIGLIVLVGLACKNAILIVEFAKDKQAEGLDPLAAVLEACRLRLRPILMTSIAFIMGVVPLVFSSGAGSEMRHAMGVAVFSGMIGVTVFGLFLTPVFFFLIRRFVERRQARKAERVHSLESHA
- a CDS encoding efflux transporter outer membrane subunit, with the translated sequence MNLLKPLTPSLLALALAACAVGPDYQAPATEPAQLSSDVQAKAYDRSRFESLWWKQFDDPVLNQLVQASLDGNRDLRVAFARLKSARSILEDAENDQFPVVTSRASSEIGKGQIPGQTTQRVNSERYDLGLDMAWELDLFGRIQRQIEASEAQEAVAAADLQQLQVSLIAELVDAYGQLRGAQLREKIALANLKTQQESRAITETLRDAGVGNDLDVVRADARLAGVEATVPQLQAEQARARHRIATLLGQRPEALSVDLSPKALPAIAKALPVGDPGELLRRRPDIRSAERQLAAATANVGVATADLFPRVSLSGFLGFTAARGSQIGSSAANAWALGPSITWAAFDLGSVRARLRGAKADAEGALANYEQQVLLALEESANAFSDYDKTQQRLLSLMRQSDASRKAAELASIRYREGTVDYLVLLDAERERLSAEDAQAQGEVELYRGIVSIYKALGGGWQPETVASAR